A part of Larkinella insperata genomic DNA contains:
- a CDS encoding XdhC family protein, with the protein MINEFQQLIRAYRTTDFSQRKAALATVVGLTGSGYRRPGARMYITDDGQWMGAISGGCLEGDALRKAREVMQSRQARLVTYDTTDPEGENFGIGLGCNGILDVLIQAIDPNDLDNPLETLDRVMQQRRPLTFETTLPDGAGVFVEELKPDIQLLVFGGGYDAVPLVKLAKQIGWRVVVTDDCVAHLQPRRFGEADEMLAVQRDDIRRQVPIDRYSAAVLISHNFKYDKAVLRELLQTDIRYIGLLGPKKRGDALLEEVADLVKLQDEERLFWPVGLDVGADNPQEIALSILAEIQAVFRTATAQPLKFKNAPIHQPVQSISAPVDLD; encoded by the coding sequence GTGATCAACGAATTTCAACAACTGATCCGCGCTTACCGAACTACCGATTTCAGCCAACGCAAAGCCGCCTTGGCAACCGTCGTCGGCCTGACCGGGTCGGGGTACCGCCGACCGGGAGCCCGCATGTACATTACTGACGATGGGCAGTGGATGGGGGCCATCAGTGGCGGTTGCCTGGAAGGTGACGCCCTGCGCAAAGCCCGCGAAGTGATGCAAAGCCGGCAGGCGCGGTTGGTTACCTACGACACCACCGACCCCGAAGGCGAAAATTTTGGCATTGGCCTGGGCTGCAACGGTATTCTGGACGTTTTGATCCAGGCCATCGACCCCAACGACCTGGACAATCCCCTCGAAACGCTCGACCGGGTGATGCAGCAACGGCGACCGCTGACGTTTGAAACGACCCTGCCCGATGGGGCGGGTGTTTTCGTGGAAGAACTCAAACCTGACATTCAACTGCTGGTTTTCGGCGGAGGGTACGATGCCGTGCCGCTGGTGAAACTGGCCAAGCAGATCGGCTGGCGGGTGGTGGTCACCGACGATTGCGTGGCGCACCTGCAACCCCGGCGGTTTGGCGAAGCCGACGAAATGCTGGCCGTGCAGCGCGACGACATCAGGCGGCAGGTTCCGATCGACCGTTATTCGGCGGCCGTGCTGATTTCCCATAATTTCAAATACGACAAGGCGGTTTTGCGGGAATTGCTGCAAACCGACATTCGCTATATTGGTCTGCTGGGTCCCAAAAAACGGGGGGATGCCCTGCTGGAGGAAGTGGCCGACTTGGTGAAGTTGCAGGATGAGGAACGGCTTTTCTGGCCGGTAGGGCTCGATGTCGGGGCCGATAATCCGCAGGAAATCGCCCTGTCGATTCTGGCCGAAATCCAGGCCGTGTTCCGCACCGCAACGGCGCAGCCGCTGAAGTTTAAAAACGCCCCGATTCATCAGCCGGTGCAGTCGATTAGCGCGCCGGTCGATCTGGATTGA
- the truA gene encoding tRNA pseudouridine(38-40) synthase TruA, whose protein sequence is MRYFIQLSYRGTAYNGWQIQPNGITVQEVLEQKLSTLLREPISIIGSGRTDTGVHAEQQFAHFEIDRSLELTDGFLHALNCILPPDIAVQTIFPVEPRVHARFSAVSRYYQYRIRKQKSPFLDMLLYVFRPDLDVEKMNEAAALLFKYDDFESFSKVRTKVSHFRCDLYRAEWVVEGQQLTFHIKANRFLYGMVRTLVGTMLEVGQGRMTVAEFERIIQAKDRTQAGRSAPASGLFLVEVGYPPDLFVRK, encoded by the coding sequence ATGCGCTATTTTATCCAACTTTCGTACCGGGGAACGGCCTATAACGGCTGGCAGATTCAGCCCAACGGTATCACGGTGCAGGAAGTTCTTGAACAGAAACTGAGTACGCTGCTGCGGGAACCGATTTCCATCATTGGCAGCGGCCGGACCGATACCGGCGTTCACGCCGAGCAGCAGTTTGCCCACTTTGAGATTGACCGCTCGCTCGAACTGACCGACGGGTTTCTTCACGCCCTGAACTGCATCCTGCCGCCCGATATTGCGGTTCAAACCATTTTTCCGGTTGAACCCCGCGTCCACGCCCGGTTTTCGGCCGTTTCGCGCTACTACCAATACCGCATTCGGAAGCAGAAAAGCCCGTTTCTGGATATGCTGCTTTACGTTTTTCGGCCCGATCTGGACGTTGAGAAAATGAACGAAGCGGCCGCTTTGCTGTTTAAATACGACGATTTCGAGAGTTTCAGCAAGGTTCGAACCAAGGTTTCGCACTTTCGCTGCGACCTCTACCGGGCCGAGTGGGTGGTGGAAGGCCAACAACTGACCTTTCACATCAAGGCCAACCGGTTTTTGTACGGCATGGTGCGCACGCTGGTAGGAACGATGCTGGAAGTGGGGCAGGGGCGAATGACGGTGGCCGAATTCGAACGGATCATTCAGGCCAAAGACCGGACCCAGGCCGGACGGTCGGCGCCCGCCAGTGGGCTGTTTCTGGTGGAAGTGGGCTATCCGCCCGATCTTTTCGTAAGAAAATGA
- a CDS encoding HipA family kinase, translated as MSTREPQLRTVEVIRYVTPLREGGSLPAIVEADDDFLYVLKFRGAGQGVKALIAELIAGEVARALGLKIPEIVFATLDPAMARTEPDEEIQDLLRASGGLNLGLHFLSRATTFDPVLNTVGARLASQIVWLDCFITNVDRTARNTNLLMWHRELWLIDHGASLYFHHGGQNWQEQAKKPFGAVKDHVLLPWATELDTVDAEFRQLLTPEKIRSIVDLVPDGWLISEDSSDSVEERRQMYSGFLETRLAHSEIFVKEAQHAKALV; from the coding sequence GTGAGTACCCGCGAACCCCAACTCCGAACGGTCGAAGTGATCCGTTACGTGACGCCCCTGCGCGAGGGCGGCTCGTTGCCCGCCATCGTGGAAGCCGACGATGATTTCTTGTACGTCCTGAAATTTCGGGGCGCTGGTCAGGGCGTGAAGGCCCTGATCGCTGAGCTGATTGCCGGTGAGGTGGCCCGCGCCCTGGGCCTCAAAATTCCCGAAATCGTGTTTGCAACGCTCGACCCGGCGATGGCCCGGACGGAGCCCGACGAGGAAATCCAGGATTTGCTGCGCGCCAGCGGAGGGCTGAACCTGGGCCTGCATTTTCTCTCCCGCGCCACCACCTTCGACCCGGTGCTGAACACGGTCGGCGCCCGGCTAGCGTCGCAGATTGTCTGGCTGGACTGCTTCATCACGAACGTTGACCGCACCGCCCGTAACACCAACCTGCTGATGTGGCACCGGGAACTGTGGCTGATCGATCACGGCGCTTCTCTGTATTTTCACCACGGGGGGCAAAACTGGCAGGAGCAGGCAAAAAAGCCGTTTGGAGCGGTAAAAGACCACGTACTACTGCCCTGGGCGACCGAACTCGACACCGTCGATGCCGAATTCCGCCAGTTGCTGACCCCGGAGAAAATACGGTCTATTGTCGATCTGGTGCCCGATGGGTGGCTGATCAGTGAAGATTCTTCCGACTCCGTTGAAGAACGCCGTCAGATGTACAGCGGCTTTTTAGAAACCCGACTCGCCCATTCTGAGATTTTTGTTAAGGAAGCCCAGCATGCCAAAGCACTTGTTTGA
- a CDS encoding DUF3037 domain-containing protein: protein MPKHLFEYAVVRVVPRVEREEFMNVGVIVYCPAQGFLQTVFELNEDRLRAFCPDIDLPDLRERLLVFQKICAGRREGGPIGQLPIAARFRWLAANRSTIIQTSPMHTGLCEEAAETLDRLFEQLVR, encoded by the coding sequence ATGCCAAAGCACTTGTTTGAGTACGCCGTCGTCCGCGTGGTACCGCGCGTGGAGCGCGAAGAATTTATGAACGTCGGCGTTATTGTCTACTGCCCGGCGCAGGGGTTTCTGCAAACGGTTTTTGAACTGAACGAAGACCGTTTGCGGGCTTTTTGCCCCGACATCGACCTGCCGGATTTGCGGGAACGACTACTGGTTTTTCAAAAAATCTGCGCCGGTCGGCGGGAAGGCGGTCCCATCGGCCAGCTGCCGATTGCGGCCCGGTTTCGCTGGCTGGCCGCCAACCGCAGCACCATCATCCAGACCTCGCCCATGCACACAGGTCTGTGTGAGGAGGCCGCCGAGACGCTGGATCGGTTGTTTGAGCAGTTGGTTCGGTAA
- a CDS encoding YnfA family protein: MIQALFIFILAGLCEIGGGYLVWLWLREDRPPIYGVAGGIILVLYGVVATFQPAGFGRVYAAYGGIFIALSVLWAWWVDGFKPDRYDLLGAAVALIGAGIIFFAPRS; this comes from the coding sequence ATGATCCAAGCACTTTTCATTTTCATCCTGGCGGGGTTGTGCGAAATCGGGGGCGGGTACCTGGTTTGGCTCTGGCTCAGAGAAGATAGACCGCCTATTTACGGCGTCGCGGGCGGCATTATTCTGGTTCTGTACGGGGTGGTTGCCACCTTCCAGCCTGCCGGTTTCGGGCGGGTCTATGCGGCCTACGGCGGTATCTTCATTGCCCTGTCCGTGCTATGGGCCTGGTGGGTCGACGGTTTTAAACCCGACCGCTATGACCTGCTGGGGGCTGCTGTCGCACTGATCGGCGCCGGAATCATTTTCTTTGCTCCCCGTTCCTGA
- a CDS encoding phosphotransferase family protein, whose amino-acid sequence MLVAELLTTVFPDQNFQSARYLGEGMDSQTYLVDEGYVFRFPKREEVARNLTKEIALLPHLQHLPLRVPDFQFLGQHPETGLPFVGYPLLRGVEWQANHFPEQPPANQTLTLRLLGSFLTELHRFDVATAMRLGVEINDSFQDYRETYQEIQTDLFPFLTPSLRTFIDRRFRAFLANPRHFRYTNALIHDDFSSDHILCDPATGVPRSVIDFGDVAVGDPDLDLKYLYAERGRSFIERLLAEGHYQTPTDPEVLLEKLDFFTFCETIQDALHEHQGDPERAAAALQSSWV is encoded by the coding sequence ATGCTTGTTGCCGAACTTTTAACCACGGTTTTTCCCGATCAGAATTTTCAGAGCGCCCGATATCTGGGTGAAGGGATGGACAGCCAAACGTATCTGGTCGACGAAGGCTACGTGTTCCGGTTTCCGAAGCGCGAAGAGGTCGCCCGGAATCTGACGAAAGAGATAGCGCTTTTGCCGCATCTGCAACACCTGCCGCTCCGTGTACCCGACTTTCAGTTTCTGGGCCAGCATCCGGAAACGGGCCTACCGTTCGTGGGCTATCCGCTACTCCGGGGTGTCGAATGGCAGGCAAATCACTTCCCGGAACAACCCCCGGCAAATCAGACGCTGACCCTCCGGCTGCTTGGAAGTTTTTTAACCGAACTTCATCGGTTTGACGTAGCAACGGCGATGCGGCTGGGCGTTGAAATCAACGACAGCTTTCAGGATTACCGGGAAACGTACCAGGAAATCCAGACCGACCTGTTTCCCTTTCTCACCCCCTCGCTGCGGACCTTCATCGACCGGCGATTTAGGGCTTTCCTGGCGAATCCCCGGCATTTCCGATACACCAACGCCCTGATTCACGACGACTTCAGCTCGGACCACATCTTGTGCGATCCGGCCACGGGCGTGCCCCGGAGTGTGATTGATTTCGGCGACGTGGCCGTGGGCGATCCGGACCTGGACCTGAAGTATCTGTACGCCGAACGGGGGCGTTCGTTCATCGAACGGCTGCTGGCGGAAGGTCATTACCAAACCCCAACCGACCCGGAAGTTCTCCTGGAAAAACTCGATTTCTTTACCTTCTGCGAAACCATTCAGGATGCGCTGCACGAGCACCAAGGAGATCCAGAACGGGCGGCTGCGGCTCTCCAGTCCAGTTGGGTCTGA
- a CDS encoding glycosyltransferase family 4 protein: MTFAPDHSGISLYSTDFATYASEIGHDVTVVTGFSWYPNWVKRPEDKGKLFQTDSYKGIKVLRGYLYVPKKVTSITRMLQEITFLIFVFFNFLRAGRQDAIVLFTTPINLGLIGVFFQKLWKAKLIINVQDLQLEAAQSLGMLGKLPIVEVMGKAERYSYQKADLVTSISHAMVNIIKQKGALDDKVYLWPNWIDVKDASNKGIKGNFIKKYPEYKDKIIIGYAGNVGVKQSLSSLVDLSEQFKDRDDLAFLIIGSGGDRDNLKEYAAKKAGSNLHFIDFLSQEDYYSFLSDADIVYLSQKKDSGDAYFPSKLLGIMAKAKLTFVAACRNSEIYKVVTENSLGMSSDIEDLTHMKELLTEYLKNRDEFKKYEVNSFRFVHQFDRKIVLESLFNEIDNLNLRDAYQPALA, translated from the coding sequence ATGACCTTTGCCCCTGACCACAGCGGCATTTCTTTGTACTCCACCGATTTTGCAACCTATGCCTCTGAAATAGGTCATGATGTTACCGTAGTAACGGGCTTTTCCTGGTATCCAAATTGGGTGAAGCGCCCAGAAGACAAAGGCAAACTGTTCCAAACCGATTCTTATAAAGGGATTAAGGTGTTACGGGGGTACTTGTATGTGCCTAAAAAAGTGACCTCGATAACCCGGATGCTGCAGGAAATCACCTTTCTGATCTTCGTATTCTTCAACTTTCTGCGCGCCGGCCGGCAGGATGCAATTGTTCTCTTCACGACCCCAATTAACCTGGGCCTGATCGGAGTTTTTTTTCAAAAGCTTTGGAAAGCCAAACTGATTATAAATGTCCAGGATTTGCAGCTGGAAGCCGCACAATCGCTTGGAATGCTGGGCAAATTGCCCATCGTCGAAGTCATGGGAAAAGCCGAACGTTATAGCTACCAAAAAGCCGATCTGGTGACTTCCATCTCGCACGCTATGGTTAACATCATTAAACAAAAGGGCGCCCTGGATGATAAAGTTTATCTCTGGCCCAACTGGATTGATGTAAAAGACGCGAGCAACAAGGGTATCAAGGGGAATTTTATTAAAAAGTATCCGGAGTATAAGGATAAGATCATTATTGGTTACGCCGGAAATGTTGGCGTAAAACAAAGCTTGTCATCCCTGGTAGACCTGAGTGAACAGTTTAAGGATCGGGATGACCTGGCTTTCTTGATCATCGGCTCGGGGGGAGACCGGGATAATTTAAAGGAATATGCGGCTAAAAAGGCGGGCAGTAACCTTCACTTCATCGATTTTTTGTCCCAGGAAGATTACTACAGCTTCCTCAGCGATGCTGACATTGTGTATCTGTCGCAGAAAAAAGATTCTGGTGACGCTTATTTCCCGTCGAAATTGCTGGGGATTATGGCCAAAGCTAAACTGACGTTTGTGGCGGCCTGCAGAAATTCCGAAATTTATAAAGTGGTCACCGAAAATTCGCTGGGAATGTCGTCGGACATTGAAGATTTAACCCACATGAAGGAGTTGCTGACCGAATACTTAAAGAACCGGGATGAGTTCAAAAAGTATGAGGTAAATTCTTTCCGGTTTGTCCACCAGTTTGACAGAAAAATAGTTTTAGAATCGCTCTTCAACGAAATTGATAATCTGAATCTCCGGGACGCTTATCAGCCCGCCCTGGCTTAG
- a CDS encoding response regulator transcription factor, with the protein MRKAPKILVVDDDAAHRKLLTYQLTKNGYQVLIANDGLEALDWLRSPTQQPDLIVLDMLMPRFSGLDVLRNLKASSSKLPVILMSAAEWPIAHEGVNLSKPDAFFPKPFSLEKLVAKIEALLQPDPVF; encoded by the coding sequence ATGAGAAAAGCCCCCAAAATCTTGGTTGTTGACGATGACGCTGCGCATCGAAAATTATTGACGTATCAATTAACCAAAAACGGTTATCAGGTATTAATTGCCAACGACGGCCTGGAAGCTCTCGACTGGCTGCGATCTCCTACCCAGCAGCCGGATCTGATCGTGCTGGATATGCTGATGCCCCGCTTCAGCGGCCTGGATGTGTTACGGAATCTAAAGGCGTCCTCTTCTAAATTACCCGTTATCCTAATGTCAGCCGCCGAATGGCCCATTGCCCATGAAGGCGTTAATCTGTCCAAACCGGACGCATTCTTTCCCAAACCTTTTAGTTTAGAGAAATTAGTCGCAAAAATTGAAGCTTTACTTCAGCCGGACCCCGTGTTTTAG
- a CDS encoding phosphatase PAP2 family protein codes for MKVYLPLLVFLFYSLASFGQVDTLSRSPYRVYKTYELPASLAVLGTSIFGFRQLDRYASFTTEDITKLNPVHLNAFDRPIAYADPAGFDRAQKRSDQFLNLSIASPLLLMLSKDLRKEALDLLTIYTTAHAVNNLIYFATTFSIRRARPLTYNPAVPLQDKIGYAKSNSFYSGHVSFSTTATFFGAKVLTDYYHLKGWKRAAIFTAAALPPILVGVNRMQAGKHFRTDVLTGFVVGAACGIGVPELHKLRQRTRNLSFRPEWLGTGARGFAVTYTF; via the coding sequence ATGAAAGTCTATCTGCCGCTCCTTGTTTTTTTATTCTACTCCCTGGCTTCGTTCGGGCAAGTGGATACGCTCAGCCGTTCGCCTTACCGGGTGTATAAAACCTACGAACTTCCGGCGTCCTTGGCGGTATTGGGCACTTCTATTTTTGGCTTTCGGCAACTGGACCGTTATGCCAGCTTTACGACTGAAGACATTACGAAACTTAATCCAGTCCACCTCAATGCGTTCGACCGACCGATTGCGTACGCCGATCCAGCCGGTTTTGACCGGGCCCAAAAACGGTCCGACCAGTTTCTGAACCTTTCAATTGCCAGCCCCCTCCTACTCATGCTGAGTAAGGACCTCCGAAAAGAGGCATTGGATTTATTGACGATTTACACGACGGCGCATGCCGTCAACAACCTGATTTACTTTGCCACGACGTTCTCGATCCGGCGTGCCCGCCCCCTGACCTATAACCCGGCGGTTCCGCTTCAGGATAAGATCGGTTATGCAAAAAGCAACTCTTTTTACAGCGGACACGTGTCGTTCAGCACCACGGCGACATTCTTCGGCGCGAAAGTGTTAACGGACTACTACCACCTCAAAGGCTGGAAACGGGCGGCAATTTTTACGGCAGCAGCCCTACCACCCATTTTGGTCGGGGTCAACCGGATGCAGGCCGGCAAGCACTTCCGCACCGATGTCCTGACGGGTTTTGTGGTGGGGGCAGCCTGCGGAATTGGCGTTCCTGAATTGCATAAACTCCGTCAGAGAACCCGAAACCTATCCTTCCGCCCGGAATGGTTGGGCACCGGCGCACGCGGGTTTGCCGTGACGTACACCTTCTGA